In the genome of Synchiropus splendidus isolate RoL2022-P1 chromosome 13, RoL_Sspl_1.0, whole genome shotgun sequence, the window acTTACAGCTGCATGGATGGTTTTAGCTTCACACTTCAAGACCTGCTGCGGTGTCACGTCCCATTTCACCTGGAACAGTTTCATTAGGTTAAAGTGTTGAGCAGCAAACAGGAAGAGAGAATCACAGAAGcattaatacaataaaatcagTGACACATTTCAGATTATTGCTGCAAAAACATCCTCACTGAGTCGTTTTTCTTGGAGATGTCATTGAGGTGGAGGGCGTACAGCATCCCGCTGGCACCCaccaccagcaggtccaggtcctccCTCAGCAGCATGGTGGAGTAGTCGAACACTCCCTCCTCATGAAACGTGTGAGTATTGTCACCTTGgcagacaaaaagaaagtgACGGAAACATTGGACAAACATTCAGAATGGTGTGTCAAGTGTGTGACTCACTGTCATAAGGCAGGAATCTGCGAGGCTCCAGTGTTGAGgccagaggcagcagcagcagcaggaacaagaAGAAGGGCTGGAGCGGAGTCATCCTTTCTTGCCTGAAGCTGGGAGTCTGAGTGAGATCGCGTCAGGGGAGAACGTCTCCCGCCAACAAATCTgcaaaggagaagaaggaatCGGTCAAACACTCGGTCAGGATCTGACTCGCGAGGACTGCATGAGGCTGCTCCTCACATGAGCAATGAAGAGCCTCACTTCTCCTCGcctctttattcatttcagaCAGTAGGAGTTAATGGGTCACACAATCAGCTCATACAGTCATTGACATCATCCGCGCAGGTGAGAACCCAGAATCCTGGGAGTCAGCGCCATTCAAGGACATTCTCGATTTCATtaaatgtttcttgtttttcagcTGCAGCTGACACACGACCAGAATTTTCTTCTGATTCACATGATTTGAGCACAAGCTTAAGGCATTTTGATAACTTCACAATCAGAACCAATAAAAGATcagaacacatttaaaacattttgaaaataaataagagcaGTGTCTTATCGGAGGGTAATCAAAAGAATAAAACTGCACAATAACACCATGACATGACAATGATTTTCTTTTAGTCAGTCATTCAGTGCATCCATTAAAACACCTTAAACTAATGTTTCACTCACAAAGTGTGTGCCATTGTCACTTCTGATGATTTGTATCCCAAAAGTTGGAATAATGTGTTTGCATAGCACTTTTGCGACTGTCAAGGCATCTGGCTGTGCTGTGGGAAACAGCTCAACCCATTTGAAAATGCATCaatgataaataaacaatattcaaCTCCTGATTTTGACAACTGGATGAAATCCATGTGGATTGAATGAAATGGATGTTTTGGCTCAGGAAGTGCTCCTCTCTTGGGCTTCATTTGCCCCTGTGAGATGTTTTTGATGCAGATTATGCGCTGattataaatgttttttgatCATTTAAACATTAGTAACCATGGTTTGTTGTCAGGTCCAGTGAATAAATCATTCACTTGTCTTGCGCTTCTCCTGATCCAAAACCTTTTCTCTGCACTCGAGGCTTGTTTCTGTCTGCTTTTCAGAAGGTCGAAAggatcctcctcttcatccccaGCAGCTTACTGCATCTTTTGCTGTTTTATCTGCTAACATTGTGTTTCCCATTGTGATCACCGTTGCCAAGTCCGCTTATAATAAGCAACTTTATGCTTATTTTTCTGAGAGGTGACTTATAAATATTGGTAGTCGCGGGTTGCAGGATCGGTAAGTTCCCCTGTCGCCCCTCCcgactcacacacgcacacagagagaggagacggcagtgtttttttccccatggcAACGAGTAGCAGCCAACCAGAGCTGTTTCAGCGCTGGCTTGAAAGAATGGAAGTTTTTTGATGAATGCAGATTCAGGGAATCCTCAATATCCTTCAAGTGTTACGGCTGAAGTATAATTTGACcacatctaaaaaaaatgtcttctttttgCAGCGTAAGCCCTGAGTGACCTCTACACAAGAAACAGACATGAATGGTTTCCACCCCACTTTAGTTTTGAAGTAGTTCAGAatttacatgttaaaaaaaggaagagTTCATTAAAGCAACAATTAGGCATTTGTGAACTCAGGGTACATATTTGTGGAGCTTTACTGTGTTCTAATGTACTGTCATATCCCTTTCTATTTCTTATGTTTATTAATGTTGCAGGGTCCACTGTGGACTGTTTTCCAATCTGTCCACAAGGGTGCAAATTGGCATTTTATAATCCCCACGGTTTTACAATCCATCCAAACAGATTGTTAAAAACATGCacacaatacttttttttttctcaaggcaGAACCTAAGGGCTCAGGAGGAAAAGATGCTTGTTTTGGGCTTGTTTTCAAAGGCCTGGTTGCTTATTTGTCCTGTACTGAGATGGGATTAGCTTTGAGATGGGCCTCACACTTGCAGATTGTTTCACATCATGCTTTTGACAATTGAATTGACTCTAACAATTGTTCAAGCAAATGTCGACGAGCCACTTCTTTTCCAGTGGTTGTTTTGAACCCTCTCTGTTGCCACTGTCCGCAGAGCACATGCACTGAGCTGAAACCATACTGTCCGTAACAGCGTTTGTTGTGTACAGTTTGCGAGCTTCAGTATGAGCGACAAGCTCTGCAGCTTGAGCTGACATGTCGGATGGCAACTTTCCACACTCATGCTTTCTTGCAGAACCATCCACGAAAACAACTCATCCATCTGTCACCGGAAGGTCCTGCATGTCTGGCCTTGGTTTATACACAGTTTCAGATTCGTGTGGTTCTCCGTCTACCTCTGATGGATACAATGTTGTTGGGGTCAATGTGTCCCATCTTTCAATAGAAACATGTGGTTGTGATAAAGACTCTACAGGTGTCGTGCTGGAGACAAAAACACCATTTTTGTTTGAGACAGAGTGTGAAACTTTCAatgtggagggaggaggcgaCGGCTAGTGCTGCTGCAGCTTGTACACAATAGGGTGTTGTTTTTGCCACTGAGTCTAGTGGTTGTGAGTGGAGTGGGGGTCGAATGCTGCTCAACATTTAGTCACTGCtactgagaaaataaaaaccttGTGCCAGTCTGCTGAATGTCAGTTTCTGTCCTCTATAGGTCAAAGTAAACAAAGCATGCTGTCAGGATGTACTGGAATGCACCAGAATGTGTTGCTGAGATCAATAACGGGGAAAAACTTTGAGTTTGTGTCTCAGGTATTTATCACAGTGCTTGGATTCGGGACATTTGGTGCTCTTGGTTGGACTGCAGCACTTACTGCTGTAAGATCTTGAACTAATGTCCATTATACAGATAGTGCTGccgtttatttttatttttattttttttcaaggaaaTTGGGGTGTTATACGTTGATTCTGGAGTATTTattgatgagaaaaaaacagtgctgAAAAAAAGCCTTCAAATTAAATAGTATGTTTCTTCTTATGATgtgtataaaaaataaagttttctctCCAAGACtgaatcaatattttttaaatgatgaataaacGCAGAATGACAGATTCAAAGTTGACactggaaatgttttgaaattcaCAAACATACCCAAACATTTACTTTGCAGGAGAACTATGTACATACAGGGAACAATCCACAGAGGCACGGAAGATACAAAAGATGAATATTTAGACTTCAAGTTAAAACTTTAGCTATTAAtcgaaataaaatgtttaaaatacagTTTACATTTACTTTAGAATATTAACACAGAGTTTAGTGTTTACATTGTTAACACATTATCATGCATTGTAGAACCAGGTAATGCAAAGCAATGTTGAGCAAATATCCACTCACTCAATTTTATGATGGAATAAAAAGTCAACTGCTCTAATACCAGTTTAGTTGACAGGATGTGATCACAAGGATGTAGAAATATGTGCGTATGTGAGTTAACGCTGAAAGTATTGAATTCTGATGCCAATTATGTTGAATCTCAGCAGTGTTCGGACAGAGGTGGCTCTTATCGGGATCAGCTCCATCCAGCTCCATCCGGGCCTGACCTTGGACCCGTCAACAAGTTAcatgtctgctcaggcctccagtgtctgcttcactcccGCCATTGTAGTCCATCTCcgacttctctctttctcacgcacacgcaaccactctctcctcactcagcATTGCGCCGTCTGTGAATGCCTtttttattagtagcacaagcaattccaacaatattaatattgaatgataaatgcacaattcccagtAATGTGCAGGTTGATCACTGTCGTCATTCattgtctgcctgtctgtgacATAGATATTTAAAAGAACACATCCTGACCAGAGCAGAGGATCCGCTACAGTGGTGGGTGACACGAACACTGACATTGTATCCAACGCTGTGCAAACTTGCATGCAAACATGTTTGCATCCCAGCAGCATGTGTGCCAATGCGAAAGAATATTTTCCAGAGCTGGGCAGCTGGTCACCCTGAAGAGGAGACGACTGAAGCCAACAACAGTGGAAAAGATTATGTTTCTCAATGGAAACCTGTGGCAACAAATAAATTGTCTGCTTCTGTGAATAATCATTCCAAATCAGCCGTCCAACTCCACCAATGACAGACCATCATTTCTGAAGGTTTtcttataaataaaaaacaataatgaattAAAACTTCCCAGACATGGTGCAATGTTTCTGAATCCAAACACCATTATCATTGGCATAGCAGTGACCTTCAGTGCACTGTTTTAAATAGAGCTTTTTACAACTGGCTCTCAATATAATTTGCATTTCTTCTTTGCCTTGTCTGGAAGCTATTTTAGAGAATGTGGGATCTGCATATTTGATTGTAATGATTATATCAACATTATTTGGTTTGCATTAAAACAACCCTTGAAGGGCCACACAGACCTTTCTGACCTTTCAGTGCTGTCATGGGGTTGAACCGTTGTTCTTGAGAGGTTGCGATGGTTTCACTTGTCCACCACCGCCACTGAAGTTTTGAAGCTTCGAACCTCTTTCGGCACGATTGTCAGGAAAGCCTCAGTGAGAAAAGGCCCTTTCTTTACGCTCGCTAAACCGCATGGACGCGCGTCACAGGGCATTGGAAGGGTCAATTTTCAACCTAAAAAATTGACATTGTCAGTTTACAATATACATGAAACACGTCTTCTGATGATGCGTGCGGAAAGTCGTTGAGATGGACCTCATGAAAGCGACGGTCATCTTCCTCAGTGGCCTCAGCAGCGCAGTGAAGGTGATTCGTCCAACGCATGCCATGTGACAGGAAGCTGACTGTCCGCCGCGGGCTGACTTTTGACTTTACTTTGGCGGAGTTCATGGGAGCCAGTACACAGCCGCGGTGAGGCTTTGCTGACAGTCGGTGCCGAGAAAGGTTGGAAGCTTCAAATCTTCAGTGTCGGTGACATCTGGTGGACAGAAGCCACAGCAATCCTTTGGTTGTGAGGCCtccattttgtccacttgagacACGTTGACGTGTAAATGGCAAATAAATGCCAAGGTTTCTGTACTAATTTAATCACAGAACAAGCTAATCAGCTATTCTACAGGAAAGGGAACTTTATTCCGTGTTGCACAAAGTTTAAAATTAAAGTGATGCGGTCCTTTGGGCCGCCGCCTCTGGAGGATTGTGGGggaaatggttttgttttgggcTTGTCTGTGCATCCTTCAATATCACAAGGCCAGATAAGAGACATTATTCCAAACCTGCTTCTCAATTATTAACTTAATTTCTGCAGAATTCAATACATCAAAAGAACATCAACTGTGCACTTCTGACACATATAAATAAACAGTGACGCAGGCTGTCGGGTCACAGGTAGGACACTTaaatgtcttcttcttcttttcctttcggcttctcccttcaggggtcaccacagcggatcatctccttccatctgaccctgtcctctgtttcctcttctctcaaacctacaagcctcatatcctccttcaccacctccataaatctcctatttgaccttcctctccaccttctgccaggcagttccaacctcaacatcttcctaccaatgcactggctctctctcctctgtacatgtccaaaccatctccatctagcctctctgacttgtcTCCTAAACCCCTGACATCTGCTGTCCCTGtcatatactgcttcctgatcctatccaccctgctcactcccagagagaacctatGTGACAGGTCTCTCCCAGATAGACAGATTCAGATACCACGGCCCTCATCCATCATTTTCTACAGACCTCCTGAtcactgtcaaatgttttgtggtATATACAAACCTCCAAAGATTGTCTCAGACAATATGAAAATAGTGAACAAAACAGACCTCTGTGTGCAACTACAATTGCAATTGTGATCTTGCAAATTACTTTTATCGTGTGATGGCACAGGTTTACATGGTATGAAAAGCGTTCACAACTTCATATGATCACTTTTTTTAACTAGAGCACCATCTTACATTTCATGGGAATTTAGCAATTGCTTTCAATGCACTGACTACTATTGGCATCGTATTTGGCATTGTGTCTGCGACTTCTTTATATACAATAACTTTGTGACTAAGGACACAGAACCATTGCGCACGGATCAGCTCACTGTCCAAGACAGGCTTGGATCAAATACACCCTGAAAGTCCAACTGGTGGGCGGAACTTGTGATCCTTGTcagtggaagttgaaaacaaACTCCGTCTTGGTGAGTCAATGGATTAAATACGGTGACATCACCCGCCCCCTACGCTCTTGGCTCTCTCGAGATTTAGATGGCAGCATCGGCGATGACGTCAGAGCCGAACTCCGCGAGCCTGAACAGCCCGACTTCCCATAGTGCATAGCGCAAGCTCTCGCCAATCGGCGCTGCGTCTGCCTGACTGTGCCTGAACGCACCCAAGATAAAACCAAGATATAATGAATCTTTcaacaaaatctatttttaatgtggaattatttatttcagtcagtTAAAGCAACATAATGAACACACAGTGTAAGCATgacagaagattttttttatctctacaCCTCAATAATGTTCCCAAGAGTAGTTGTATCTCAAAAAATAAGTATAAGACAAATATTAAAGGATAGTAAATCAAAAATGAATACAGGTCTTGGAGACGTTGGTTCACCTCTAAGAATTAGACTTCAGTGGACatgtcattttcttcattttctggcTGATCCTTGCTGTTTGTGCATTCAGGAGATTCCTGATCTACATCTGATCCTGGTCTGCTGCACATACAAGGAAGGCGTAAGTAACCTTTGTAGAAGTTCCAGATTAGGATCCCAAAGAAAGCCCAGATGGCCAGCACCAACCCAATCTGCTGAGCAAGGACAGGGTAATTGAACGGCTCAACCTGAgcttctctggtttcttcctcCATGGTAACATTGTACTGGGCAATTACAGTTATGTATTCATCCTCTCTGGACCTCTCCACAGAGAGGCAGCGGTAGAGACCAGCGTCAGACTTTGAGACATTCAGGATGAGCAGTCCATCTTCTAGCTCCAGACGATGAGGTGAAGAGACCAGTGGAGAATGATCTTTCTCCCACCTGATTGTAGCCAGCTTTGATTCTGAagagcagagaagcttcagatacCCAGGAGCAGCGAGGGATTTCTTCTCTGTTTGGACTTCCAGGAATGGGAAGAAGGACAATAACGTGAGTGAAATGACAGGCAAaatgcattgtggcatgacaTTTTCAAGGTTAATGTACAAGTTATTGTTAACCAAAATTTCTGATGTGTATCTCCAAGATCAAGAGACCTCCACATACAGATTGAGCCCCTGAAGGAAGCCACTCAAGTCACCAAGTTTGGAAAATAACATTGTGCCAAACAATTTTTTCCTTTGGACACTTGTGCAGGACTGTGTTTCTCACCAGTTTTGTGACACAGAGAGGTGTTGCCTTCTTTAACACTCTGGAGCAgtcgtctgaaaaaaaaaatcagagagATATTGAGCTCAGTGCCTCACATTTTGGACCAGAGTCTCACCTGGGTTCAGCAGACAGAGCAGTACATCGGCCAGCAGCTTGGTCCCAGCCACAGTAAGGGTCTCTGGCAAGAACACAGTCCACGCAAGACAAAGATCTTCCACAGGAGGACGCTGACACCTGCACGACTCCAGAGTCTGAGCCTGCGTAGATCTGACGCTGCACACCAGAGAGAAACTCACATTTCAGGGTTGtaaatgaaagagaagctcaACACTCAGTGGAGTCATTACCCTCACGCTGGAGAACTTGAGAATCTTGATCGGCTCCGGGGTCTTAAAGACTTGAACTTCTTGGATGATGAACATCTCTCCATCGTAGTTGACTGCTTTAAGGATGGTTCCTTTCTCTGTCATGTGAGGAAACAAAGGTTTCAACCACTGTGGTCTTTTAGATTGGATCAAGACACATTACCACTTCCTGAGAGATGTTGGATGATAGTTTAGATTTTTTGTTATGAAGAGACAAACACATATACACACTTGTGCCGATGAACATCACATGATGGCTGTCACCATCTGTCGTCTGAACTTGGTCGACGATGATGCGTGTGAATTCCCCTCTCTGTGTCACCAGTGATGCTTTCCCTCCTACTGGCTGGATGTTGTCCTTCATTATGGGATTGCTCTGAATAAAGTCAATAGTTTCATAAGGGAGGAGCAAACTCTGATTGATGCCAGCCTTCCGTGCTGCATTATCGATGCACTGAAGAGAAATGAACAGAACAAGGTTGCAGAATCAAAGGAGAAGCCTGGAACATCAACATACAATTTTGCAGAGCACAGCATGATATAGACTCATAGTCTTGATCAATTTCATCACAGCACACTCACCGAGCCTGGTCGAGGCACTGGCAATGCCTCATTGTATGGTGGCCATTTATTGCCGACTCTGGTCATAAATTGTCCCTCAGAAAACTCTCTGCTGATGTCAGTCACACTGTAGACACACACTGCTGAGCCTGGTGATGACCTGCTGAAGAAAGAGTGTTGAGTGACAGTTTAGGAGAAACAGATTCTTCCTCAGGTGAAATATACGCACGTCTGTGATGTGAAGACAGCAAAGAACAGACATGACTTCCAGTCTTGTTGGGGGTCACACCAGCGGTAGGTGTCCTGGATTATCAATGGCCATTTGGATTCTGGAACTGGACATTGTAGTCTGGCCTTAATAAAGGACGTCCATCTTTCACGGAAAGAATCCTGACCTCCAAGGTCTCCCTGCAACAGCATCATGGGCGAAACAAATGTTACATACatgcaaacattaaaaacacaagaaGAATACTGCGTCAGTGTCTAGTTATCATGGACATCATGTCATCGACACCATAAAAGCATCTGTTCCCACCTTGCAGACTCGAGCCACGCAGCTAACAAGCATGGGTTTGTAGGTTTGATAGTCCACACCTTTCTCACTGAAGAACAGGTAGATCTTGTCATCATCTCCAgtgtcactgttttcactctcaGGCATCATCTCCATGGCCACAAATTTGGGATCTGCACACAGTGAATGTGATGAGGATTTGAGAGCTGATGTTTACTACACCTGACTCTGAAGCTTTGTTTACcagagaaagtgtctttgttttCTAATGTCCGCACAAAGTTTGGAAGACTTCGTGAGAAGACACATCCAGTGGCTGAGTACACATTGTTTCCTTGAAAGGAAATACAACTTCAGACAAAACACTGATCATcaacatgaatattttaaatcctcctcaccgatcatgagtgaGGCAGAGCTCTCAGAAGGATCAGATGGACACATGTATgttcctctttcttctttcccCTCAAGAGTCAACTTCCCATCCACGTATGACTACAAAGGCATCGATGGAGAAGTTAAGTATCATGATGTAGCCACACAATCATCTTAATATCAGAGAACACATTGAACATGACTTTAcgtgtcctgtgattggatactcataccGTTCCAGACTAACCGCGACTCTTTTCTCACTCTCAGAACCCAGTGACTTAAATAGGgatttttatgggcaaactaacttcagagaaatgaaaccacagatgctTGTGCTGTTTCGCGCTGTTCTCAGCCCCTGCATTTCCCCAGCATTGACAGCCACAGAGCGGCTTACACGAGAGCCGCCATGCCATCAGAAAACTGATcactttttaatgatgaaatctcacgtgatcaaaagTATTACAACAAAGTTTAAATATCGAAGAGCTGGTCTTGAACATGTCGGTTTTCATGTGTTATTCACTGAAAAATCCcggaataataaaatatatatatatgatgtggGTGCTTGACTGAAGTCACTGTTGGACACAGGTCTCACCATGTGATCACACCGTGGATCCAGTGCATTGGTTCCACACACTAACATCCGGTCGTCCTGAGTTTTCAGGAGGGTCTTGATCTGGTTCCTGCAGTCAGTCTGTTGAGTCATGAAACCAAAGCAAAAATCTCAAACGTTCAGTTCTGCCCACAAAtaagaaaacacacatcagaACTTACAGCTGCATGGAAGGTTTTAGCTTCACACTTCGAGACCTGCTGCGGTGTCACGTCCCATTTCACCTGGAACAGTTTCATTAGGTGAAAGTGTTGACCAGCAAACAGGAAGAGAGAATCACAGAggcataaaaacaataaaatcagtgACACGTTTCAGATTATTGCTGCAAAAACATCCTCACTGAGTCGTTTTTCTTGGAGATGTCATTGAGGTGGAGGGCGTACAGCATCCCGCTGGCACCCaccaccagcaggtccaggtcctccCTCAGCAGCATGGTGGAGTAGTCGAACACTCCCTCCTCATGAAACGTGTGAGTATTGTCACCTTGgcagacaaaaagaaagtgtCGGAAACATTGGACAAACATCCAGAGTGGTGTGTCAAGTGTGTGACTCACTGTCATAAGGCAGGAATCTGCGAGGCTCCAGTGTTGAGgccagaggcagcagcagcagcaggaggaccaAGAAGAAGGGCTGGAGTGGAGTCATCCTTTCTTGCCTGAAGCTGGGAGTCTGAAAAAATGTACGTTTGTCCGAGCAAACGTTATCCATGCAATaggaaatataataaatgtgtgACCAATATTTGAGAAGTACTTGTTTGGAACTACacgcttacatttgatcttgAATTTGAAGATCTATGCGAGCAATAGTAGGATAAATAATTGTATCTAACCCCCAAATATTAGCGTTCCTTCTGACCACTGCGAAGTATTGTTGAGCTGTTTGACCAAACTGACTGGATGCAGCTAGATTTATAATCTAAGACGCATGTGGATATGAAAGGAATAAAAGACTGTGTCTTTGTTGATATTTGGTGATGTTTTCAAAAAAGTAATTCTTTAATCGTACAAAAACAATTCTGCATCACATGAAGCTAGTCATTAAAGTCAGTGTCTACATTTGCTCATACAACTTTACTGAGCAGTGtcagcatgttttgtttttcttcctgaaaACTGCATCACTGTTTATTTATACGCATCAGAAGTGCACAGTTGATGTTCTTTTGATGTATTGAAGCTCCACAATTTATATTCTACACAAGTTATGTTAACACTAGAGAAGTATGTCTGGAATAATGTAGCACTGCAATAGGCGGAGAAAGTGCTCTTCAAATGGACATTGTGAGTCAATGTGATTAGCACATCAATTCAGCTCCAAAACTGAACCAATGCAAGTGAGTCGGATGTGACTGTACATTGAGAGGGAATGAACTGAGAACATTTTGTCACTCGCTGTGTGCCATCAGTGCTAACATTAAAGTGAAGGTAGACATCAGCAGTGCTAACACAACCGTCGTATTCCAGATGTTTGACTATATTCTGACATGGTATTTTATTAAACTGTTTATCCATCCGCTTGTCTGGCGTTGGGTTTTGGGGTGTTTAGCAGGAGTCAGATGGTCCAGATGTGGTAGGCACTTTCATATATGCCCTCGTGAGGAGCTGTGCGGTGAGGGGTGCATTGTACCACCACACACCAGGTTGAGTTATCCACATGAAATACGCTGGTTCACAccaaaactcagccagatttGTGAGAAAGAGGCAGCTCGCCTGAGTGGACACATGACCTGCTACATAGAAGGGAACTGGAGAAGGCTAAAGCGGTCCACTTCTCAGCCCCAGCCTCCATCCTGCAGCATCAGGATGCCCCCAGGAACCTACGCCAGGATCTTGTTCCTGGACAGCAGCCTTCAACACAAACTCTAAAGACAAGTCAGACCACAGTGACCCGTCTCACCCTGGAACTGAGTGTTTGTGCCTCTTTCCTCAGGTGACAGGCAGTCAGGACGAGACCTTCCCCCCACACAAGAAAAGTTTTCACCTTCGGCCAACAGACTCATGAAAACCtcagtttttttattcatcacacaatagaaaaaaaaaaagtcatttttacattctgaagagcagagaagcttcagatacCCAGGAGCATCGAGGGATTTCTTCTCAGTTTGGACTTCCAGGAATGGGAAGGACAATAATGTGAGCCAAAATGACAAGGAAAAGGTGTCGATCAGGAGAGgtgtcatgacattttcaaggtCAATGTACAGGTTATTGCGAACTGAAATTTCAGATGTATATCTCCAAGATCATGAATCTTCCACGTTCACATCGAGTCCCTGAAGGACGCCACTCAAGGTTTTGTGCAAAGGTATGGATCGAGGTCAATAAGGCATCCTTTGTGCAAACATTGGTTTAACACAACAACCCAACATCATTGATACTGATAAGAATATTCATTAGATAGCCTCAGAGGCACTGAGTGCTCAAAAGCATGGTAAGAGCATAACAACGAAAACACCTGCCCTGCAGAACAGCACCTGGCAACTCAGACCCTGActtggtgattttctttttccagtttGCTTGGGCATCTTTGAGAAAGTACTGCCATTAGAAACCCATTGTAGTGTCCCACTAGCATTCTCCATCATTGTACAGTAGATGCCCCTTCAGTGAGCACGACAGTTCTCTCCCAAGTATGTAGCCCAACACTCTTCGCTGCCGTGAACCACCTACAGTTCACAAACAGGGGAACTTAGTTTCAACATACATTACAGCCTTTGTTGATGATTGAGGAGGGGAATGCAGTCAATTCTCCTGTTTTGCTCATGATTTTAACCCAGTTAGCACGTTATTCTAATAAAACCAGAAAACATCACACAACAGTCAGTCTGCACAATCGTCCAGTTTAAATCTTTATTGACATGAAATAATATAAAACCAAGATGTAATGAAtgtttcaacaaaaacattttaagtgAGGAATTATTGTCAGTCAGTAAAAGCAACATAATAAACACAGTATCAGCAtgacaaaagtgtttttctctCTACCCCTCAATAATGTTCCCAAGAGTAGCCGTATCTTAAAAAACAAGTATAAGACAAATATTAATGGATAGCAAATCGAAAATAAATACAGGTCTTGGAGCCGTTGGTTCACCTCTAAGAATTAGACTTCAGtgcaaatgtcttcattttctggCTGATCCTTGCTGTTTGTGCATACAGGAGACCCCTGATCTACATCTGATCCTGGTCTGCTGCACTTACAAGGAAGGCGCAAGTAACCTTTGTAGAAGTTCCAGATTAGGATCCC includes:
- the LOC128770154 gene encoding semaphorin-4E-like isoform X3 encodes the protein MTPLQPFFLVLLLLLLPLASTLEPRRFLPYDSDNTHTFHEEGVFDYSTMLLREDLDLLVVGASGMLYALHLNDISKKNDSVKWDVTPQQVSKCEAKTFHAATDCRNQIKTLLKTQDDRMLVCGTNALDPRCDHMSYVDGKLTLEGKEERGTYMCPSDPSESSASLMIDPKFVAMEMMPESENSDTGDDDKIYLFFSEKGVDYQTYKPMLVSCVARVCKGDLGGQDSFRERWTSFIKARLQCPVPESKWPLIIQDTYRWCDPQQDWKSCLFFAVFTSQTRSSPGSAVCVYSVTDISREFSEGQFMTRVGNKWPPYNEALPVPRPGSCIDNAARKAGINQSLLLPYETIDFIQSNPIMKDNIQPVGGKASLVTQRGEFTRIIVDQVQTTDGDSHHVMFIGTKKGTILKAVNYDGEMFIIQEVQVFKTPEPIKILKFSSVRRQIYAGSDSGVVQVSASSCGRSLSCVDCVLARDPYCGWDQAAGRCTALSAEPRRLLQSVKEGNTSLCHKTVQTEKKSLAAPGYLKLLCSSESKLATIRWEKDHSPLVSSPHRLELEDGLLILNVSKSDAGLYRCLSVERSREDEYITVIAQYNVTMEEETREAQVEPFNYPVLAQQIGLVLAIWAFFGILIWNFYKGYLRLPCMCSRPGSDVDQESPECTNSKDQPENEENDMSTEV
- the LOC128770154 gene encoding semaphorin-4E-like isoform X2, with the protein product MTPLQPFFLVLLLLLLPLASTLEPRRFLPYDSDNTHTFHEEGVFDYSTMLLREDLDLLVVGASGMLYALHLNDISKKNDSVKWDVTPQQVSKCEAKTFHAATDCRNQIKTLLKTQDDRMLVCGTNALDPRCDHMSYVDGKLTLEGKEERGTYMCPSDPSESSASLMIGNNVYSATGCVFSRSLPNFVRTLENKDTFSDPKFVAMEMMPESENSDTGDDDKIYLFFSEKGVDYQTYKPMLVSCVARVCKGDLGGQDSFRERWTSFIKARLQCPVPESKWPLIIQDTYRWCDPQQDWKSCLFFAVFTSQTSSPGSAVCVYSVTDISREFSEGQFMTRVGNKWPPYNEALPVPRPGSCIDNAARKAGINQSLLLPYETIDFIQSNPIMKDNIQPVGGKASLVTQRGEFTRIIVDQVQTTDGDSHHVMFIGTKKGTILKAVNYDGEMFIIQEVQVFKTPEPIKILKFSSVRRQIYAGSDSGVVQVSASSCGRSLSCVDCVLARDPYCGWDQAAGRCTALSAEPRRLLQSVKEGNTSLCHKTVQTEKKSLAAPGYLKLLCSSESKLATIRWEKDHSPLVSSPHRLELEDGLLILNVSKSDAGLYRCLSVERSREDEYITVIAQYNVTMEEETREAQVEPFNYPVLAQQIGLVLAIWAFFGILIWNFYKGYLRLPCMCSRPGSDVDQESPECTNSKDQPENEENDMSTEV
- the LOC128770154 gene encoding semaphorin-4E-like isoform X1, with protein sequence MTPLQPFFLVLLLLLLPLASTLEPRRFLPYDSDNTHTFHEEGVFDYSTMLLREDLDLLVVGASGMLYALHLNDISKKNDSVKWDVTPQQVSKCEAKTFHAATDCRNQIKTLLKTQDDRMLVCGTNALDPRCDHMSYVDGKLTLEGKEERGTYMCPSDPSESSASLMIGNNVYSATGCVFSRSLPNFVRTLENKDTFSDPKFVAMEMMPESENSDTGDDDKIYLFFSEKGVDYQTYKPMLVSCVARVCKGDLGGQDSFRERWTSFIKARLQCPVPESKWPLIIQDTYRWCDPQQDWKSCLFFAVFTSQTRSSPGSAVCVYSVTDISREFSEGQFMTRVGNKWPPYNEALPVPRPGSCIDNAARKAGINQSLLLPYETIDFIQSNPIMKDNIQPVGGKASLVTQRGEFTRIIVDQVQTTDGDSHHVMFIGTKKGTILKAVNYDGEMFIIQEVQVFKTPEPIKILKFSSVRRQIYAGSDSGVVQVSASSCGRSLSCVDCVLARDPYCGWDQAAGRCTALSAEPRRLLQSVKEGNTSLCHKTVQTEKKSLAAPGYLKLLCSSESKLATIRWEKDHSPLVSSPHRLELEDGLLILNVSKSDAGLYRCLSVERSREDEYITVIAQYNVTMEEETREAQVEPFNYPVLAQQIGLVLAIWAFFGILIWNFYKGYLRLPCMCSRPGSDVDQESPECTNSKDQPENEENDMSTEV